In Microbulbifer sp. GL-2, the following are encoded in one genomic region:
- a CDS encoding DUF4345 family protein has product MQLKYLGRVYLTLNLLIFASIGLGALVNPEAFVAAIGMSFVSPAAVPEFLATYGGFMLAIAVILLIALAMRPHRRAAYAALSLSYIGFALGRLFGMLTTGSFDERNLLFLALEVVMVAWGLFCYRESRWLPLQHGH; this is encoded by the coding sequence TTGCAGTTGAAATATTTGGGACGGGTCTACTTGACTCTTAATTTGTTGATTTTTGCGTCCATAGGTTTGGGCGCTTTAGTTAACCCGGAAGCCTTTGTTGCGGCAATCGGCATGTCATTTGTTTCTCCTGCTGCGGTGCCAGAATTTCTCGCTACTTACGGCGGCTTCATGCTGGCAATTGCTGTGATTCTTTTAATAGCCCTGGCCATGCGTCCGCACCGCAGAGCAGCTTATGCGGCCTTGTCCCTCTCTTATATTGGATTTGCTCTCGGCAGGCTCTTTGGCATGTTGACGACTGGTAGCTTTGATGAGCGCAACCTGCTGTTTTTGGCCCTGGAAGTGGTGATGGTCGCCTGGGGGCTTTTCTGTTACCGCGAGTCGCGTTGGTTGCCATTGCAGCACGGGCATTAA